The genomic stretch CACCGACCAGGCAAAGGCAAAGCCCATCAACAGGTCGGGCGGCGCCCATTGTCCCGGCTGGGTTTGCAACGGCAGCAGTTGAAAGAAAAGAATCAGCAGCACCAGCCCGCAAAAAGCGGCACGCATCAGCCACAGACGGGGTTGTGACTGTTCACTCATTCACCGCCCCTGTAGCCTGCTCCGGGGTTATGATCCGGGCTGTGTCGCTGACCGGTTCGTTGCCATAGTGGCGCAGCACCCGCAGGAATTCGAGCCGCTCGTAATCGGCCGCCAGACGCACGCGCAAGCGCCCGCCGGGGTCTTTGGCTATCTCGCCGATCAGCAGGCCCGCCGGAAACACACCGCCATCGCCCGAGCTAAACACACGGTCACCGGGGCGCACCAGATCGGGGTTTTCCAGAAAATCCACCGGCGGGTTGGGGCTGTTGTCGCCGGCCACAATGGCACGCTGTCCCGACGGCTGGATCGTCGCGGGAATGCGGCTTGAGGCATCTGTTAACAGGATCACCCGCGCCGTGTTCTCGGCCACGCCTGAAATACGCCCGACAAGGCCGATGCCATCCATTGTGGCCCAGCCGTCAACCAGCCCGTCGCGTGCGCCCACGTTCAGCAACACGGATTGGCGAAAAGGCGATCCGCTGTCTGCCAGGACCATGCCGGAAATCACCGTCAAACGCGGGTCCAGCCGCACGTTGTTCAGGTCCAGCAGCCGCGCGTTCTCTTGTTCCAGCTGAACGGCGGCCTCTTTCCACGCCTGCATCTTGCGCAGCTCGCGGCGCAGTTCGGCGTTTTGTTCCGCGATACGCTGATAGCTGCGGAAGTTGCGCACCAGATTGATGGTGCCGGTGACGGGGGCCATCGCCCAGTCGAAATTCGGCACGATCCGGTCCGTGACCTGCGCGCGGAACCGTTCGACGCGCGGGCTGTCGATGCGCCAGACGACAAAGGTGGCAATCAGCGCCAGAACCAGAACAGCCGTCAGCAGCCGCCGGATCGGAGCGACATAATCAGATGATGAGGAACGGTCTTTGGCCAACGTAAAATCTCACCTGCGGTTTGATCGGCGCGGCGAAGGTATGCATCGACTGTGCCGCAAATGGCCCCTTTTTGCAAAGGGGCCCAAGGCTTAGCTGTCGTAGTCGATGGCGTGACGCAGCTGCTTTTCGAACTCCAGCGCCTTGCCGGTGCCCAAGGCCACGCAGTTCAGCGATTCGTCGGCAATCGACACCGCCAGACCGGTCTGTTCGCGCAGGGCCAGATCCAGATCACCCAGCAGCGCCCCGCCGCCTGTCAGCATCACGCCACGGTCGACAATGTCCGCCGCCAGATCGGGCGGCGTGGTTTCCAGCGCGGTCATCACCGCTTCGCAGATCTGCTGCACGGGTTCGGCCAGCGCTTCGGCGATTTGCGCCTGGGTCACTTCGATTTCCTTGGGCACACCGTTCAACAGGTCGCGGCCACGGATTTGCATCGAGGTGCCGCGCCCGTCGTCGGGCATACGGGCGGTGCCGATGGATGTCTTGATGCGTTCGGCAGTGGTTTCACCGACCAGCAGGTTTTGCTGGCGGCGCAGATAGCTGATGATCGCCTCGTCCATGCGGTCGCCACCGACACGGACCGAGCGGGCATAAACAATGTCACCCAGCGACAGAACGGCAACTTCGGTTGTGCCGCCGCCGATGTCCACGACCATGTTGCCGGTCGGGTCGGTGATGGGCATCCCGGCACCAATGGCCGCCGCAATCGGTTCGGCAATCAGCCCGGCGCGGCGGGCGCCTGCGGACAGAACCGACTGGCGGATTGCGCGTTTTTCAACGGGGGTCGCGCCATGGGGCACGCAGACGATGATCTTGGGTTTGGAAAATGTCGATCGTTTGTGCACCTTGCGGATGAAATGTTTGATCATCTCTTCGGCGGTGTCAAAGTCGGCAATCACGCCTTCGCGCATCGGGCGGATCGCCTCGATGCTGCCGGGCGTCCGGCCCAGCATCAGCTTGGCATCTTCACCCACGGCGAGCACTTTCTTGACGCCATCCTTGATATGATAGGCCACAACCGAAGGCTCGGACAGAACGACGCCCTTGCCTTTTACGTATATCAGAGTGTTAGCCGTTCCGAGATCAATGGCCATATCCGAAGAAAACAGACCACCCAAATTTCCAAACCACGACATGCGCGTACCCTTCGTCAATACGTTTTGGCCCGCGAGTCATGATTGCTGCGGGCGCTCGACTTATAGGGATGTGTCGCGCCAGACGAAAGGGCCGATTGGGTCTTGGTTACGCGGGTTCCCGCGCAGCTTGATAGATGCGCAGCCTTTGGGCGCAGATCGCAAAAACGTACTCCGGCCAACAGGATATGGCGCACAGGGCTGCGCGTGCTAAGTTCCGCGATGAAAAAGGGAGAATAATCATGCGCAAACTTCAGGTTCTGGGTGTTCATCACATAACCTTGACCGGTGCCGACCGGCAGACCACGATTGATTTCTGGGAGGGTGTGTTGGGTATGCCGTTCATTTTCGATCAGCCCAATCTGGACGATCCCGATCAGGGGCATTTGTATTTCGATCCCGGAGACGGGCGGCTGATAACAGTCTTTACCAACGACGCCCGCAAGGCCGACAACCGTCGCACGCCGATGGAAGTGGGCTGTGTACACCATCTGGCGTTCGAAGTGGACCGCGCCACATTCGGGCAGGTGCCTGACCGGCTCAAGGCGCGCGGCATCGGCAATTCGGGCGTCAAGGACCGCGGGTTCATGGATTCGATCTATTTCAAAGACCCCTGCGGGTTGCTGATCGAACTGGCCTGCTACAAATTCATCCCTCCGCGCGGGTCCAGCCATGCCGCCGTTCTGATGGAAGCGCACAAGATCCGGGTCGCGGCAGGCGATGACCACATCGCCGAAGTACATCTGGCCGACGCCGTTGAGCGCATCGTGCTGCGGTCACAAGAGTCGCTGAGCGAAAATAGGGAGGCGAAAGACCCCTACTGACAGCGGCAGACAGTCAAGCCATTGATAAATAATCGTTAAGCTTGGCGCTGATTGTACAGCGCCTTATGGCTTGTGGCGTGAAGGTCACAAGCCGGCGGTACATTTTGGACAACCTGCGGTTCACCCTGTCGGCGGCGGACCAAAGGCGTATTCCGACCTTCCGAGTAGCAAACAAGAAACGAAGGTACATCATGTTCCGCACCGCAATCATCGCCACAGCAATCTGCGCAACGGCATCTGTCGCCGCCGCTGGTGAACTGACCTACGGCAACGCATTCATCAAACAACACCGCCTGGACGCGGACGGCGCCGGCGCTGCCGACCTGACCGTTCTGGGTGTCGGCATTGAGTACACAGCCAACGCATGGACGTTCTCGGGCGAGGCGGCGCACTTCGATCTCGAAGGCACCGATCTGGACTATGGCTCGCTTGCCGCAGAATACCGCCTGAACAATGGCGTGTCGTTGGGCCTGGATTACAGCTCGCTGGATCTTGCCGGTTCGGACACCAGCCTGACATCGGTTTTCGCTTATTACGATATGGGCACCTATGCACTGGGCGCCGCAATTGGCGAGTCGTCCGATCTGAACGACACTGTCTACACCCTGTTCGGGTCGTGGGACGTTGCGCCGACCGGCACCGTCGGTCTGGATATCATCCGCATCGAAGGTGAAACACTGTTCGCAGGCTTCGCCGACTATGACATGGACATCTACAACGTGCAGGCCGACGTGATCTCGACAGACGGTCTGGACCTGGTCTCGGTTGCCGGCGGCTACAGCTTTGGCAACGGGTTCTCGGCCATCGGTTCGGTGTCCTATTTCGATCTGGCCGGTACAGACGGCACATCGGTTACCGTTGGAGGCCAATATGAGTTCGTCGAAGGCGCGAATGTCGAGCTGGCTTTGGGCCGCATCAACATCGACGGCGCACCGAACATCGACCAGGTCAGTTTTGGCGTGAACTATGAATTGGGCCGCCGCACCTCTTCGCGTCGCACATTGGGCAACGTGATCAGCAGCGCGACAGGTTCGGTTGCAGGTCTGACCAGCTTCTGATCTGCGCTGACAAAGCATGAAC from Pseudosulfitobacter sp. DSM 107133 encodes the following:
- the mreC gene encoding rod shape-determining protein MreC, whose amino-acid sequence is MAKDRSSSSDYVAPIRRLLTAVLVLALIATFVVWRIDSPRVERFRAQVTDRIVPNFDWAMAPVTGTINLVRNFRSYQRIAEQNAELRRELRKMQAWKEAAVQLEQENARLLDLNNVRLDPRLTVISGMVLADSGSPFRQSVLLNVGARDGLVDGWATMDGIGLVGRISGVAENTARVILLTDASSRIPATIQPSGQRAIVAGDNSPNPPVDFLENPDLVRPGDRVFSSGDGGVFPAGLLIGEIAKDPGGRLRVRLAADYERLEFLRVLRHYGNEPVSDTARIITPEQATGAVNE
- a CDS encoding rod shape-determining protein: MSWFGNLGGLFSSDMAIDLGTANTLIYVKGKGVVLSEPSVVAYHIKDGVKKVLAVGEDAKLMLGRTPGSIEAIRPMREGVIADFDTAEEMIKHFIRKVHKRSTFSKPKIIVCVPHGATPVEKRAIRQSVLSAGARRAGLIAEPIAAAIGAGMPITDPTGNMVVDIGGGTTEVAVLSLGDIVYARSVRVGGDRMDEAIISYLRRQQNLLVGETTAERIKTSIGTARMPDDGRGTSMQIRGRDLLNGVPKEIEVTQAQIAEALAEPVQQICEAVMTALETTPPDLAADIVDRGVMLTGGGALLGDLDLALREQTGLAVSIADESLNCVALGTGKALEFEKQLRHAIDYDS
- a CDS encoding VOC family protein gives rise to the protein MRKLQVLGVHHITLTGADRQTTIDFWEGVLGMPFIFDQPNLDDPDQGHLYFDPGDGRLITVFTNDARKADNRRTPMEVGCVHHLAFEVDRATFGQVPDRLKARGIGNSGVKDRGFMDSIYFKDPCGLLIELACYKFIPPRGSSHAAVLMEAHKIRVAAGDDHIAEVHLADAVERIVLRSQESLSENREAKDPY
- a CDS encoding 2-isopropylmalate synthase, translating into MFRTAIIATAICATASVAAAGELTYGNAFIKQHRLDADGAGAADLTVLGVGIEYTANAWTFSGEAAHFDLEGTDLDYGSLAAEYRLNNGVSLGLDYSSLDLAGSDTSLTSVFAYYDMGTYALGAAIGESSDLNDTVYTLFGSWDVAPTGTVGLDIIRIEGETLFAGFADYDMDIYNVQADVISTDGLDLVSVAGGYSFGNGFSAIGSVSYFDLAGTDGTSVTVGGQYEFVEGANVELALGRINIDGAPNIDQVSFGVNYELGRRTSSRRTLGNVISSATGSVAGLTSF